From the genome of Pseudomonas sp. TMP9, one region includes:
- a CDS encoding single-stranded DNA-binding protein: protein MARGVNKVILVGTCGQDPETRFLPSGNAVTNLSLATSEQWTDKQTGQKVEKTEWHRVSLFGKVAEIAGEYLRKGSQVYIEGKLQTREWEKDGVKRYTTEIIVDMQGTMQLLGGRPDNAGGDSAPRQQRPAPQREPQSSAPRPTPQPATQPAADFDSFDDDIPF, encoded by the coding sequence ATGGCCCGTGGGGTTAACAAAGTCATTCTGGTCGGTACCTGCGGACAGGACCCGGAAACTCGCTTCCTGCCCAGCGGTAATGCGGTCACCAACCTGAGCCTGGCGACCAGCGAGCAGTGGACCGATAAGCAGACCGGTCAAAAGGTCGAAAAAACCGAGTGGCACCGCGTATCGCTGTTCGGCAAAGTGGCAGAAATTGCCGGCGAATACCTGCGCAAGGGTTCGCAGGTGTACATCGAGGGTAAGCTGCAAACCCGCGAGTGGGAAAAAGACGGTGTGAAGCGTTACACCACCGAAATCATTGTCGACATGCAGGGCACCATGCAGCTGCTGGGCGGTCGTCCAGACAATGCCGGCGGTGACTCGGCTCCGCGCCAACAGCGTCCAGCGCCGCAGCGTGAGCCTCAGTCTTCAGCGCCCCGTCCAACGCCGCAACCCGCGACTCAGCCCGCCGCAGATTTCGACAGCTTTGACGACGACATCCCGTTCTAG
- a CDS encoding AraC family transcriptional regulator ligand-binding domain-containing protein produces the protein MPCIHSSCILLLGAIRWSHKNADAIKPIVDPRYSQASAPPQLSRFRLQHAQACGHDPALLCRGLGFAPQDLQRPDYRLSIRQSDQLVGRARGVLGGDRLGLLVSDRQTPVYWGLVGLAMLACADLGSAPSISR, from the coding sequence ATGCCCTGCATTCACAGTAGTTGCATCCTTCTACTTGGTGCTATTCGCTGGAGCCACAAAAATGCTGATGCCATTAAGCCCATTGTTGACCCGCGCTATTCGCAAGCCTCGGCACCGCCTCAACTTTCGCGCTTTCGGTTGCAACACGCGCAGGCTTGCGGGCACGACCCAGCGTTGCTCTGCCGTGGCTTGGGCTTCGCTCCACAGGACCTGCAGCGACCCGATTATCGCTTGTCTATCCGCCAGAGCGACCAGTTGGTGGGCCGTGCACGAGGCGTGCTGGGGGGTGACCGCTTGGGGCTGTTGGTGAGCGACCGGCAGACACCGGTGTATTGGGGGCTGGTAGGGCTGGCCATGTTGGCCTGCGCGGACTTGGGTAGCGCGCCCTCAATCAGTCGCTGA
- a CDS encoding sugar nucleotide-binding protein: MRMRLMVLGGGSALGQALIRLGAEDDIGFLAPKPPASGWDPASLTQLLDDTRPDVVVNLAYYFDWFQAERVSDAQFAAQERSIERLAELCQHHQIRLVQPSSYRVFDGVRATAYSEKEEPVPLGMRGQALWRFEQRVRATCPRHVLLRFGWLLDDSANGLLGRFLTRLAHDQPLLLADDRRGNPTPVDDAARIILAVLKQLDCQAPLWGTYHYGGHEATTSLALGQAVLSEARTLRSNLLDEISAQPHSARSDAAEEPQHAVLSCKKILHTFGIKPRAWRSGLPSLLDRYYRHA, encoded by the coding sequence ATGCGTATGCGGCTGATGGTGTTGGGTGGCGGAAGCGCGCTGGGGCAGGCGTTGATCCGTCTTGGGGCTGAAGACGATATTGGCTTTCTGGCGCCGAAACCGCCGGCTTCAGGCTGGGATCCTGCCAGCCTGACCCAGCTACTGGACGACACCCGCCCGGATGTCGTGGTCAACTTGGCCTATTACTTCGACTGGTTTCAAGCCGAAAGGGTTAGCGACGCGCAGTTTGCTGCTCAAGAGCGCTCCATCGAGCGCCTGGCTGAGCTTTGTCAGCATCACCAAATCCGCTTGGTGCAACCCTCCAGTTATCGCGTGTTCGATGGCGTAAGGGCCACGGCTTACAGCGAAAAAGAAGAGCCGGTGCCACTCGGCATGCGTGGCCAAGCGCTGTGGCGTTTCGAGCAGCGTGTGCGCGCGACGTGCCCGCGTCATGTGTTGCTGCGTTTCGGTTGGTTGCTGGATGACAGCGCCAATGGTTTGCTCGGGCGCTTCCTTACTCGCCTCGCTCACGATCAGCCGCTGCTGCTGGCCGATGACCGGCGTGGCAATCCGACGCCGGTTGATGATGCTGCGCGGATCATTCTTGCCGTGCTTAAGCAGCTCGATTGCCAGGCGCCGCTGTGGGGTACTTATCATTACGGCGGGCATGAGGCGACCACCTCGCTGGCGCTGGGTCAGGCGGTACTCAGTGAAGCGCGTACGTTGCGCAGTAATCTGCTGGATGAGATCAGCGCTCAGCCGCACAGCGCGCGTTCGGACGCTGCCGAAGAGCCCCAGCATGCAGTCTTATCATGCAAGAAAATCCTCCACACCTTCGGCATAAAGCCGCGCGCCTGGCGCTCGGGTTTGCCGAGCCTACTGGATCGTTATTACCGTCATGCCTAA